The genomic window TTAAAGGAAATAAAAGAGAGATTGACCTTTTTAATTAATGTGGGATTAGACTATTTAACCATCGATCGATCTGCTACAACCCTTTCAGGTGGAGAGGGCCGGAGGATTAGATTGGCCACCCAGATAGGTTCAGGCCTAGTAGGGGTTTTATATATATTAGATGAACCAAGTATAGGGCTGCATCAGAAGGACAATAAAAGACTTTTAAATACATTGTTAAAGTTGAGAGATATGGGAAATACGATCATTGTTGTTGAACATGATAGAGATACCATTTTAACTGCTGACCACGTTATTGATTTGGGTCCAGGCGCTGGCGTACATGGAGGAAGAGTTGTTGCCTTTGGTAGTCCTAAGAATATATTAAAGTGTAAGGATTCTCTTACTGGAAGATATTTATCAAATGATCTGATCATTCCCATTCCTAAAAGAAGAAGAAAAACTAAAGGAAAATATATTACAATTTATAAGGCAAAGGAAAACAACCTTAAGGAAATAGACGTCAGAATACCCTTAGGAGTCTTTAGTTGTATTACAGGGGTTTCTGGTTCTGGAAAAAGCACCTTAATCATAGAGATATTATATAAAGCACTAGCCCAGAGATTCTATAGATTACTGGACAAACCTGGTGTTTTTGAAAAGATTAAAGGTATAGAATATATTGATAAGGTTATTGATATTGATCAGTCACCTATTGGAAGAACTCCTCGTTCCAATCCTGCTACCTATACAGGGGTCTTTACATATATAAGGGAGATCTTTTCTCTGGTACCAGAGGCAAAAAAGAGAGGTTATAGACCTGGAAGATTTAGCTTCAATGTAAAAGGGGGTAGATGTGAGGCTTGTCAGGGTGATGGAATTATAAAGATAGAGATGCATTTTTTACCTGATATTTATATTAAATGTGAAGTGTGTAAAGGAAAGAGATTTAACAGGGATACATTGGAGATTATGTACAAAGGAAAAAACATAGCAGAAGTATTAGATATGACTGTAAAACAGGCCATGGAATTTTTTGAGAATATCCCACGAATAAAAAATAAACTTAAGACGATTTATGATGTTGGCCTCGGTTATATTAAATTAGGGCAATCGGCAACGACTCTTTCAGGTGGCGAAGCTCAAAGAGTTAAGCTTTCTAAAGAATTATCTAAGAGAGATACTGGACAGACATTATATATACTGGATGAGCCAACAACCGGACTTCATTTTGCAGATATTCAGAACCTTTTGAATGTCTTGAATAGATTAGTCGATGCTGGGAATACAGTTGTGGTTATTGAACAC from Nitrospinota bacterium includes these protein-coding regions:
- the uvrA gene encoding excinuclease ABC subunit UvrA, with translation SFNNPYGACPGCDGLGMNRNLDPDLIVPDKKKSIRAGAIKPWEKKNTIYFYQMLDALSSHYQFKLETPFEKLDKKIQEVLLYGSKNEKVRFYYERDNKKIFYHRVFDGVIGNLEKRYKDTESHYIRGEIERYMSIRPCYICNGARLKQESLSVKIKGMSIVDISRLSISEALKFFIELKLTKQEFLISRRILKEIKERLTFLINVGLDYLTIDRSATTLSGGEGRRIRLATQIGSGLVGVLYILDEPSIGLHQKDNKRLLNTLLKLRDMGNTIIVVEHDRDTILTADHVIDLGPGAGVHGGRVVAFGSPKNILKCKDSLTGRYLSNDLIIPIPKRRRKTKGKYITIYKAKENNLKEIDVRIPLGVFSCITGVSGSGKSTLIIEILYKALAQRFYRLLDKPGVFEKIKGIEYIDKVIDIDQSPIGRTPRSNPATYTGVFTYIREIFSLVPEAKKRGYRPGRFSFNVKGGRCEACQGDGIIKIEMHFLPDIYIKCEVCKGKRFNRDTLEIMYKGKNIAEVLDMTVKQAMEFFENIPRIKNKLKTIYDVGLGYIKLGQSATTLSGGEAQRVKLSKELSKRDTGQTLYILDEPTTGLHFADIQNLLNVLNRLVDAGNTVVVIEHNLDVIKTADYIIDLGPEGGEMGGEIVARGTPEEVSEVKDSYTGHFLQEILNSH